The Mastomys coucha isolate ucsf_1 unplaced genomic scaffold, UCSF_Mcou_1 pScaffold11, whole genome shotgun sequence genome includes a window with the following:
- the LOC116079738 gene encoding protein FAM186A-like isoform X3 translates to MLERGFKLTLSQPTPSMPSFKKIPEFTKLQRPVLELLIDDSKRSDLFKTLGQASVEAVWNADLSTSSYPIVEKAPMSTLWAQLGGYPDIPKLLQLDIQSTFRKSLTFLQSQSKKIHK, encoded by the exons ATG CTTGAAAGGGGATTTAAACTCACCCTCAGCCAGCCCACGccctccatgcccagctttaaGAAGATACCGGAATTTACCAAACTCCAGCGGCCAGTCTTGGAGTTATTAATTGATGACAGCAAAAGATCTGACCTCTTCAAAACACTCGG aCAAGCTTCGGTGGAGGCTGTGTGGAACGCCGACCTGTCTACATCAAGCTACCCAATAGTAGAGAAGGCACCGATGAGCACACTCTGGGCCCAGTTGGGCGGGTACCCAGACATTCCCAAGCTGCTGCAGTTAGACATTCAGTCGACCTTCAGAAAATCTCTTACTTTCCTCCAGTCACA